In Parasegetibacter sp. NRK P23, a single genomic region encodes these proteins:
- a CDS encoding sodium/solute symporter (Members of the Solute:Sodium Symporter (SSS), TC 2.A.21 as described in tcdb.org, catalyze solute:Na+ symport. Known solutes for members of the family include sugars, amino acids, nucleosides, inositols, vitamins, urea or anions, depending on the system.) — translation MKNGLIFSDYLVFVIYFVIVASYGIWIYRKKKHEQASTKDYFLAEGSLTWWAIGASLIASNISAEQFIGMSGEGFFVGIAVAAYEWVAAIALIIIAVWFIPIYLKNKIFTMPQFLTRRYNETVAMIMAVFWLFLYVFVNLTSILYLGTLAINGLAGGEYLHTIMLGLAIFSIFITLGGMKVIGYTDVIQVAVLIIGGLATTYMALTLVSEKFGLGKDAIAGFGALMKDAPDHFKMILEKPGPDAPQEYINKYLVLPGIAMYLAGQWIVNLNYWGCNQYITQRALGADLKTARTGILFAGMLKLMMPIIVMLPGIAAYVLHKNGHLPELTGGKDGAYSAILGYLPNGLKGLSIAALTAAIVASLAGKLNSISTIFTLDIYQKYMGKQSSEKKLVWVGRVTVAISMLVAVLFTWDDLLGIGGEGGFTFIQKYTGFISPGVFAMFILGMFWKRTTGAAAIAGVIAGFLLSVLFNNYAPGIFGNETLLYTAFPNGKGGYEIPFLICMGWSFFFTMVLMIGMSLAGPKVNPKAFILDKGMFKVETSTIVLIIMTFLILAALYAKFW, via the coding sequence ATGAAAAATGGACTCATTTTCTCGGATTACCTGGTTTTCGTGATCTACTTCGTGATCGTAGCCTCTTATGGGATATGGATCTACCGGAAGAAAAAGCATGAACAAGCCAGCACCAAAGACTACTTCCTGGCGGAAGGTTCCCTTACCTGGTGGGCCATCGGCGCTTCGCTGATCGCTTCCAACATCTCCGCCGAACAGTTCATCGGTATGAGTGGTGAAGGCTTCTTTGTAGGCATCGCCGTAGCCGCGTACGAATGGGTGGCCGCCATAGCCCTCATCATCATCGCGGTATGGTTCATCCCCATCTACCTCAAGAACAAGATATTCACGATGCCGCAGTTCCTGACGCGGCGCTACAACGAAACGGTGGCCATGATCATGGCTGTCTTCTGGCTGTTCCTGTATGTATTCGTGAACCTCACCTCAATTTTGTACCTCGGCACCCTGGCCATTAACGGACTGGCGGGTGGGGAATACCTGCATACCATTATGCTGGGTCTCGCCATCTTCTCCATCTTCATCACCCTGGGCGGTATGAAGGTGATCGGTTATACCGATGTGATCCAGGTGGCCGTACTCATCATCGGCGGATTGGCAACAACTTATATGGCGCTTACTCTGGTGAGTGAGAAGTTCGGTCTGGGCAAAGACGCCATCGCGGGCTTCGGCGCACTGATGAAAGACGCGCCCGATCACTTCAAAATGATCCTGGAGAAACCAGGTCCCGACGCGCCACAGGAATACATCAACAAATACCTGGTACTGCCCGGCATCGCCATGTACCTTGCCGGCCAGTGGATCGTGAACCTGAACTACTGGGGCTGTAACCAGTACATCACCCAGCGTGCGCTGGGCGCGGACCTCAAAACCGCGCGTACCGGTATCCTGTTCGCGGGTATGCTGAAACTGATGATGCCCATCATCGTGATGCTCCCCGGTATCGCCGCGTATGTACTGCATAAGAACGGACATCTTCCTGAGCTCACAGGCGGTAAGGACGGGGCTTATTCCGCGATCCTGGGCTACCTGCCCAACGGGCTGAAAGGCCTTTCCATCGCTGCGCTCACCGCGGCCATCGTGGCTTCGCTGGCGGGAAAGCTGAACAGTATCTCTACCATCTTCACACTTGATATTTACCAGAAATACATGGGCAAACAGTCCAGCGAGAAAAAACTCGTTTGGGTAGGACGCGTTACGGTGGCCATCTCCATGCTGGTGGCTGTATTATTTACCTGGGACGACCTTTTGGGCATCGGCGGAGAAGGCGGGTTCACCTTTATCCAGAAATACACCGGCTTTATTAGTCCGGGCGTATTCGCCATGTTCATCCTCGGCATGTTCTGGAAACGGACCACAGGCGCAGCCGCCATCGCGGGTGTGATCGCCGGGTTCCTGCTTTCCGTATTATTCAACAACTACGCGCCGGGCATCTTCGGCAACGAAACGCTGTTGTACACCGCGTTCCCCAACGGAAAAGGCGGATACGAAATTCCTTTCCTCATCTGTATGGGCTGGTCCTTCTTCTTTACCATGGTATTGATGATTGGTATGAGCCTCGCAGGTCCGAAAGTGAACCCGAAAGCATTCATCCTGGACAAAGGCATGTTCAAAGTGGAAACCTCCACCATCGTGCTTATTATTATGACCTTCCTGATTCTGGCTGCCCTTTACGCTAAATTCTGGTAA
- a CDS encoding NUDIX domain-containing protein: MIAEYQQYDRLLVAIDCIIFGFDGNRLKALLIKRGFEPELGKWSLMGGFVNKAEGVDDAARRILYELTGLDRIYMEQLHCFGDTDRDPGSRVLSIAYYALIRLEDYSEELMSTHNAKWFDLKKIPPVIFDHKKMIRMAKERLRQKVLNHPIGFELLPHKFTLPQLQSLYEAIYESPLDKRNFSKKILSLQILNKLNEKEKESSRKGAFYYVFDEQKYMELDKSGLKLI; the protein is encoded by the coding sequence ATGATTGCTGAGTACCAACAATACGACCGCCTGCTTGTAGCGATAGATTGTATCATATTTGGTTTCGATGGAAACCGGCTCAAAGCCCTGCTCATCAAGCGGGGTTTTGAGCCGGAACTCGGCAAATGGTCGTTAATGGGAGGTTTCGTAAACAAGGCCGAAGGGGTGGACGATGCCGCCCGACGGATCCTCTACGAACTCACCGGTCTCGACCGTATTTACATGGAACAACTGCACTGCTTCGGCGATACCGACCGCGATCCCGGCAGCCGTGTACTCTCCATCGCCTACTATGCGCTCATCCGCCTGGAAGACTACTCCGAAGAACTGATGAGCACCCACAACGCCAAGTGGTTCGACCTCAAAAAGATTCCCCCCGTTATCTTCGACCACAAAAAAATGATCCGCATGGCCAAAGAACGCCTGCGCCAGAAGGTATTGAACCACCCTATCGGATTTGAATTACTCCCCCATAAGTTCACACTTCCTCAACTGCAATCCTTATACGAAGCGATCTACGAATCCCCGTTGGATAAAAGGAATTTCTCGAAAAAGATACTCTCCCTTCAGATACTGAACAAGTTGAATGAGAAAGAAAAGGAATCATCCCGCAAAGGAGCGTTCTACTATGTTTTCGATGAGCAGAAGTATATGGAGTTGGATAAGTCGGGGCTGAAGTTGATTTAG
- the araA gene encoding L-arabinose isomerase, with protein MIDFKKLELWFITGSQHLYGEEALKQVAAHSEIIVKELNGAGRIPVQIVYKPLVTTPEEIYKVCVEASSSTSCVGIITWMHTFSPAKMWIGGLKALSKPMLHLHTQFNRDIPWGDIDMDFMNLNQSAHGDREFGFMVSRLRQNRKVLVGHWQEEEVQDQIASWSRVAVGWHDWQNARFLRIGDNMRYVAVTEGDKVEAEMKFGYAVNTHGVGDVVKVINETTDAEIDSLVQEYADTYSLMTSLLKGGEKHESLRDAARIEIGLRRFLEAGNYKGYTDTFEDLYGMKQLPGIATQRLMADGYGFGGEGDWKTAALVRAMKVMGHGLEGGNSFMEDYTYHFEPGNNLVLGSHMLEICPSIASGKPSCEVHPLGIGGKEDPVRLVFNVAGGNALNASIVDMGNRFRMIVNTVEAVSPVHDLPKLPVARVLWKPMPDMKTGCTAWILAGGAHHTGYSQNLSAEQMQDFAEMAGIEFVLIGKNTNLYDFKNELRWNDASFRHG; from the coding sequence ATGATCGATTTTAAAAAGCTTGAACTCTGGTTCATTACCGGTAGCCAGCACCTGTATGGCGAAGAGGCCCTGAAACAAGTGGCCGCGCACTCCGAGATAATCGTAAAAGAACTTAACGGCGCGGGAAGAATTCCCGTTCAGATCGTATACAAGCCCCTGGTGACCACACCAGAGGAAATCTACAAAGTTTGTGTGGAAGCCTCTTCCTCTACTTCCTGCGTAGGCATCATCACCTGGATGCACACTTTCTCTCCCGCCAAAATGTGGATTGGCGGACTGAAAGCGCTCAGCAAACCCATGCTGCACCTGCACACCCAGTTCAACCGCGATATTCCCTGGGGAGACATTGACATGGATTTCATGAACCTGAACCAGAGCGCCCACGGCGACCGTGAATTCGGGTTTATGGTGAGTCGTCTGCGCCAGAACAGGAAGGTATTGGTAGGACACTGGCAGGAAGAAGAAGTGCAGGACCAGATCGCCTCCTGGAGCCGCGTGGCCGTAGGTTGGCACGACTGGCAAAACGCCCGTTTCCTCCGCATTGGCGATAACATGCGTTATGTGGCCGTAACAGAAGGCGATAAAGTAGAGGCTGAAATGAAGTTTGGCTATGCCGTAAACACCCATGGGGTGGGCGATGTGGTGAAAGTGATCAACGAAACCACCGACGCGGAAATCGATAGCCTGGTACAGGAATATGCCGATACCTATTCCCTGATGACTTCCCTGCTGAAAGGCGGAGAAAAACACGAATCACTGCGTGATGCCGCGCGCATCGAGATCGGCCTGCGTCGTTTCCTCGAAGCCGGCAACTACAAAGGATATACCGATACTTTCGAGGACCTGTATGGCATGAAGCAACTCCCCGGCATCGCCACCCAACGCCTTATGGCCGATGGCTATGGTTTTGGCGGAGAAGGCGACTGGAAAACCGCTGCGCTCGTGCGGGCCATGAAAGTAATGGGCCACGGCCTGGAAGGTGGTAACTCCTTCATGGAAGACTATACCTACCATTTTGAGCCGGGCAACAACCTGGTGCTGGGATCACACATGCTGGAAATCTGCCCAAGCATTGCTTCCGGCAAACCAAGTTGTGAGGTCCACCCCCTGGGCATCGGCGGCAAGGAAGATCCCGTGCGCCTGGTGTTCAACGTAGCGGGTGGTAACGCGCTCAACGCGTCTATCGTGGATATGGGCAACCGTTTCAGGATGATCGTGAACACGGTGGAAGCGGTTTCTCCTGTGCATGATCTCCCCAAATTACCCGTGGCACGCGTGCTTTGGAAACCAATGCCGGATATGAAAACGGGCTGTACGGCCTGGATACTGGCCGGCGGCGCGCACCACACCGGCTACAGCCAGAACCTGAGTGCCGAACAGATGCAGGACTTCGCCGAAATGGCCGGCATCGAATTCGTGCTGATCGGTAAGAACACCAATCTCTACGACTTTAAAAACGAGCTGCGTTGGAACGATGCAAGTTTCCGGCACGGTTGA
- a CDS encoding L-ribulose-5-phosphate 4-epimerase: MSYQHIKEEAYAANMQLPELGLVIFTFGNVSAADRSKGVFAIKPSGVPYKDLSPDKMVIVDFDGNTVEGTLRPSSDTLTHAVLYKHWEGINGIVHTHSTYATAWAQSQRDVPIFGTTHADHNTQDIPCAPPMSDEMIAGNYEYETGFQILNCFKERGLDHKEMEMVLVGNHAPFTWGKNADKAVYNSAVLETVAQMALLTEQINPNAPRLKDALIKKHFERKHGPHSYYGQ, from the coding sequence AACTGCCCGAACTCGGGCTCGTGATATTCACCTTCGGTAACGTGAGCGCCGCCGACAGAAGCAAAGGCGTTTTCGCCATTAAACCCAGCGGTGTACCTTACAAGGACCTTTCACCCGACAAAATGGTGATCGTGGATTTCGACGGCAACACCGTAGAAGGTACATTGCGCCCGTCATCTGATACCCTTACCCATGCTGTATTGTACAAACACTGGGAAGGAATTAACGGTATCGTGCATACGCATTCCACCTACGCCACTGCATGGGCACAGAGCCAGCGCGATGTTCCCATCTTCGGAACAACGCACGCCGACCACAACACCCAGGATATTCCCTGCGCGCCTCCAATGAGCGATGAAATGATCGCAGGCAATTATGAATACGAGACCGGGTTCCAGATCCTGAACTGCTTTAAAGAACGCGGGCTCGACCACAAAGAAATGGAAATGGTGCTTGTAGGCAACCACGCGCCTTTCACCTGGGGCAAGAATGCCGACAAAGCCGTGTACAACAGTGCGGTATTGGAAACTGTGGCCCAGATGGCGCTGCTCACCGAGCAGATCAATCCCAATGCGCCGCGCTTGAAAGACGCGCTCATCAAAAAACATTTTGAACGCAAACACGGACCTCATTCCTACTACGGACAATAA